One stretch of Streptomyces peucetius DNA includes these proteins:
- a CDS encoding DUF805 domain-containing protein: MHWYIDVLKKYAAFSGRARRQEYWMFTLISAIIYIALMVIDLSLLGTGVIAGIYELAVLLPSLAVGVRRLHDTGRSGWWLLIALVPLVGAIVLLVFLASDGKPEENEHGPNPKLAAAAA, from the coding sequence ATGCACTGGTACATCGACGTCCTCAAGAAGTACGCCGCATTCAGCGGCCGCGCCCGCCGCCAGGAATACTGGATGTTCACGCTCATCAGCGCGATCATCTATATCGCGCTGATGGTCATCGACCTCAGCCTCCTCGGCACCGGCGTCATCGCCGGGATCTACGAGCTCGCCGTCCTGCTCCCCAGCCTCGCCGTCGGCGTCCGCCGCCTCCACGACACCGGACGCTCCGGCTGGTGGCTGCTCATCGCCCTGGTCCCGCTGGTGGGCGCTATCGTCCTGCTGGTCTTCCTGGCCAGCGACGGCAAGCCGGAGGAGAACGAGCACGGCCCGAACCCGAAGCTGGCCGCAGCGGCCGCCTGA
- a CDS encoding YdcF family protein produces MTLSDAVMKDAQHLWDYQLMGHAPRPCSVVIGLGSHDLGVADVTADLYRQGMAPVVVFTGATSRTTRERMPRGEAEHYRERAIELGVPDDAILVEPRARNTGENIRFSRALLEEQGVPVSSVLLVSKPYEERRAYATARKLWPEVEFVSASAPMPLADYVRSIGDARLVVDMLVGALQRLLIYPAQGFMISQDVPQDVQDAYERLQAQGFTSRLIPDATGRSE; encoded by the coding sequence ATGACCCTGTCGGACGCGGTCATGAAGGATGCCCAACACCTGTGGGACTACCAGCTCATGGGACACGCCCCGCGGCCGTGCTCCGTCGTCATCGGCCTGGGAAGTCACGACCTAGGCGTAGCCGACGTGACTGCCGATCTGTACCGCCAGGGCATGGCGCCTGTTGTCGTCTTCACGGGAGCCACCAGTCGAACGACTCGCGAGCGGATGCCCCGCGGGGAAGCCGAGCACTACCGGGAGCGTGCCATCGAGCTTGGCGTTCCCGACGACGCCATCCTCGTGGAGCCACGGGCCCGGAACACCGGGGAGAACATCCGCTTCTCACGCGCACTACTGGAGGAGCAAGGCGTCCCCGTGTCGTCCGTACTGCTGGTGAGCAAGCCGTACGAGGAACGTCGGGCCTACGCCACGGCGCGCAAGCTGTGGCCAGAAGTCGAGTTCGTCAGCGCGTCAGCACCCATGCCCCTGGCCGACTACGTCCGCTCGATCGGTGATGCCCGACTCGTCGTTGACATGCTCGTCGGAGCGCTTCAGCGCCTACTGATCTATCCGGCCCAGGGCTTCATGATCAGCCAGGACGTTCCACAGGACGTCCAGGATGCCTACGAGCGCTTGCAGGCCCAGGGGTTCACCAGTCGGCTCATCCCCGATGCCACTGGGCGGAGTGAGTAG
- a CDS encoding GntR family transcriptional regulator: MAPKWRELADRLAEEIRSGERPPGQQLPHIRELVEKGEGSKSTVHAAYKALEAEGLVTSSRGHGTVVREQAPLKRLGIGRYDKAKWRDGDEVAFIADRVASGRAFRRNEQTQTVSRVPAPPKVAEALGVPADSEVYARARLVKEGEQPTHSLTSYYRPEHVEGTRLVDPTPGPAGRGGGYRVLYDAGYEIDHMREALFARVPTAEEAKLLQLPPGEPVMELHRTTYTADGTVVEFAVGIHAASRFAWEYDFKVPDSAQPKEGS; this comes from the coding sequence GTGGCACCGAAGTGGCGAGAGCTGGCGGACCGGCTGGCTGAGGAGATCAGGAGCGGCGAGCGTCCGCCTGGCCAGCAGCTTCCCCATATCCGCGAACTGGTGGAGAAGGGTGAGGGCTCCAAGTCGACGGTGCATGCCGCCTATAAGGCTCTGGAGGCTGAAGGTCTCGTCACGTCTTCACGCGGACACGGCACGGTGGTGCGCGAGCAGGCGCCGCTGAAGCGTCTCGGCATCGGACGCTACGACAAGGCCAAGTGGCGCGATGGTGACGAGGTCGCGTTCATTGCCGACCGCGTGGCTTCGGGGCGTGCCTTCCGCCGCAACGAGCAGACCCAGACAGTCAGTCGCGTCCCGGCACCGCCCAAGGTTGCCGAAGCTCTCGGTGTCCCAGCAGATTCCGAGGTCTATGCCCGTGCCCGCCTGGTGAAGGAGGGTGAGCAGCCGACCCACTCCCTGACCAGCTACTACCGGCCGGAGCATGTCGAGGGGACGCGTCTGGTGGACCCGACGCCCGGACCGGCCGGCAGGGGCGGTGGCTACAGGGTGCTCTATGACGCCGGGTACGAGATCGACCACATGCGAGAAGCACTGTTCGCGCGCGTGCCCACGGCCGAGGAGGCCAAGCTCCTGCAACTGCCACCAGGTGAGCCGGTCATGGAGCTCCACCGGACTACTTACACGGCGGACGGGACCGTGGTCGAGTTCGCCGTAGGCATCCACGCAGCCTCGCGGTTCGCGTGGGAGTACGACTTCAAGGTGCCGGACTCGGCGCAGCCGAAGGAGGGCTCATGA
- a CDS encoding FtsK/SpoIIIE domain-containing protein → MSTTTLLVLSLVVVAAALVLRRLRPAWYWLSIGVTLATLRLVVRYASVMDACGLTVPPSRLRLTLARLTNRPAPASRPPRILSFRPTRTGLVLRVKLRPGQDAFDFAASTDRLRHSFAMHGITSREVRSGVVELRMTGYDVLARVHMPAKVEREGLRIPVALREDGAVHYRDYREVPHALNLGATKSGKSVYQRHLVKELASRHVALVGIDCKQGVELAPLARRFSALADNPDDAADLLEALVQRMGDTYQVIRREQRISAETPDKEITADLWGLPENLRPVPVVLLVDEVAELALFSNTAEKKRRERIITALVRLVQLGRAAGIYVEICGQRFGAELGDGITMLRAQLTGRLSHRVNDEASAKMAFGDISPDAVLATTQIPVERPGLAVAGDSSGGWVRIRPPFTTMRQAVNACTANAHRTPVLEGMEAFRPVLPDLAPVEIPAPASASKPLTA, encoded by the coding sequence ATGTCGACCACGACGCTCCTCGTCTTAAGTCTGGTGGTGGTCGCCGCGGCTCTGGTGCTGCGGCGGCTGCGCCCGGCCTGGTACTGGCTGAGCATCGGCGTCACGCTCGCCACGCTCCGCCTGGTGGTCCGATACGCCTCGGTCATGGACGCGTGCGGGCTGACCGTTCCGCCGTCCCGGCTGCGGCTCACCCTCGCCCGGCTCACCAATCGGCCGGCACCCGCGTCCCGGCCGCCGCGCATCCTCAGCTTCCGCCCGACCCGCACCGGCCTGGTACTGCGGGTCAAGCTTCGGCCCGGTCAGGACGCGTTCGACTTCGCGGCCTCCACGGACCGGCTGCGGCACTCGTTCGCCATGCACGGCATCACGTCCCGTGAGGTCAGGTCGGGTGTGGTCGAGCTGCGCATGACCGGCTACGACGTACTGGCACGGGTGCACATGCCCGCCAAGGTCGAGCGGGAAGGACTGCGCATCCCGGTCGCGCTGCGGGAGGACGGAGCAGTCCACTACCGCGATTATCGGGAGGTGCCGCACGCGCTGAACCTCGGCGCGACGAAGTCGGGCAAGTCTGTCTACCAACGCCACCTGGTCAAGGAACTCGCCTCCCGGCATGTCGCTCTGGTCGGCATCGACTGCAAGCAAGGGGTGGAACTCGCCCCGCTGGCTCGCCGGTTCTCCGCGCTGGCCGACAACCCGGACGATGCGGCCGACCTGCTGGAAGCTCTCGTGCAGCGCATGGGCGACACGTATCAGGTGATCCGGCGCGAGCAGCGCATCAGCGCGGAAACCCCGGATAAGGAGATCACCGCCGACCTGTGGGGCCTGCCGGAGAACCTGCGGCCGGTGCCGGTCGTGCTCCTGGTGGACGAGGTGGCCGAACTGGCGCTGTTCTCCAACACAGCGGAGAAGAAGCGCCGCGAGCGGATCATCACCGCACTTGTGCGCCTCGTGCAGCTCGGCCGCGCTGCCGGTATCTACGTGGAGATCTGCGGTCAGCGCTTCGGCGCCGAACTCGGGGACGGCATCACCATGCTCCGCGCCCAGCTCACCGGCCGCCTCTCGCACCGGGTCAACGATGAAGCCTCGGCCAAGATGGCCTTCGGCGACATCTCCCCTGACGCCGTGCTGGCCACGACACAGATCCCGGTGGAGCGTCCCGGCCTGGCGGTGGCCGGTGACTCCTCGGGTGGCTGGGTCCGCATCCGTCCGCCGTTCACGACGATGCGCCAAGCGGTGAACGCCTGCACCGCCAACGCTCACCGCACCCCGGTCCTCGAGGGCATGGAGGCTTTCCGGCCGGTCCTCCCTGACCTCGCGCCGGTGGAGATCCCGGCCCCGGCCTCGGCGTCCAAGCCTCTCACCGCCTGA
- a CDS encoding DUF2637 domain-containing protein, whose protein sequence is MFRSIRLDAVLVQAVIAGALSFAHLHDLAAAAGQDGWKAWAYPVSVDLLLVAAWRRLRTLRAQGEPARAAWTWFAVALAASLGANVATAGLLDLNNVPDWLRILVAGWPALAFLGGTLLVHSPTTPTATATEPVEPEPLPVVEPVTVPAEPAPEPVPALPAAPPPADVPPALVDHARKLADAHRATTGSPIDAATLRDRLGLPDLMADQLAAHLT, encoded by the coding sequence ATGTTCCGCTCGATCCGACTGGACGCCGTCCTCGTGCAAGCCGTGATCGCCGGTGCCCTGTCCTTCGCCCACCTGCACGACCTCGCCGCCGCTGCCGGACAGGACGGATGGAAAGCCTGGGCCTACCCCGTCTCCGTCGACCTGCTGCTCGTCGCAGCCTGGCGACGCCTTCGCACCCTGCGCGCCCAGGGCGAACCCGCCCGCGCCGCATGGACCTGGTTCGCCGTCGCACTCGCGGCCTCACTCGGGGCCAACGTCGCCACCGCGGGCCTGCTCGACCTGAACAACGTGCCCGACTGGCTGCGCATCCTCGTCGCCGGATGGCCCGCCCTGGCCTTCCTCGGCGGCACCCTCCTCGTCCACTCACCCACCACCCCGACCGCTACCGCCACTGAGCCGGTCGAGCCCGAGCCGCTGCCGGTGGTCGAGCCGGTGACTGTGCCGGCCGAGCCCGCCCCGGAGCCGGTCCCGGCCCTACCCGCCGCACCGCCCCCGGCTGATGTGCCGCCCGCGCTCGTGGACCATGCCCGCAAGCTCGCCGACGCCCACCGCGCTACGACCGGCAGCCCCATCGACGCCGCCACCCTGCGCGACCGCCTGGGCCTGCCCGACCTGATGGCCGACCAGCTCGCCGCCCACCTCACCTGA
- a CDS encoding mobile element transfer protein — translation MPARDFFHSVMRIGPVQIGTHRDRRGRTKHAAVCSRDNCGWSADYSTASAAQLAARTHRCRAN, via the coding sequence ATGCCCGCCCGTGACTTCTTCCACTCCGTGATGCGGATCGGCCCCGTGCAGATCGGCACCCACCGCGACCGGCGCGGCCGCACCAAGCACGCCGCCGTCTGCTCCCGCGACAACTGCGGCTGGTCCGCCGACTACTCCACCGCCTCCGCCGCCCAGCTCGCCGCCCGCACCCACCGCTGCCGCGCCAACTAA
- a CDS encoding SpdD-like protein gives MLRPRIPTMPTPTGIVSPLIHPAPASAQLEQHQTATGCACQHTAPASAVVPAPAAQAAPAVRLSPTGLLVAVGGGAAVVLVVGAVLVSMLLAVAITAASVAVCAVVLRSMVNSTTGTARHR, from the coding sequence ATGCTTCGCCCGCGTATCCCGACCATGCCGACCCCGACCGGCATCGTCTCCCCGCTCATCCACCCGGCCCCCGCCTCGGCCCAGCTCGAGCAGCACCAGACCGCCACCGGGTGCGCTTGCCAGCACACCGCCCCGGCCTCGGCCGTCGTCCCGGCCCCGGCTGCTCAGGCGGCGCCCGCGGTCCGGCTCAGCCCGACCGGCCTCCTGGTCGCTGTCGGCGGCGGTGCCGCGGTCGTCCTGGTCGTCGGCGCGGTCCTCGTCTCCATGCTCCTCGCCGTCGCCATCACGGCCGCCTCGGTCGCCGTCTGCGCCGTCGTCCTGCGCTCCATGGTCAACAGCACCACGGGCACCGCGCGCCATCGCTGA
- a CDS encoding replication initiator produces MPGLMRQLRGLGGCTTPIRLDGHRTDVHTTTGEILHHLTAADLPAGNLLVRCNNRRATRCPACAETYRRDTYQLITAGLRGGKGTPERVATHPRVFATFTAPSFGPVHNRPAKGRCRCGTTHPADAPELGTPLDPERYDYEAAVLWNAHASKIWARFSIYLRREVAKRAGLSQRAFKEHARVSFAKVAEYQRRGAIHFHAVIRLDGPDGGDTPPPAWATAELLADAIRAAATAADVPGPVIDGRAHTFAFGTQLDIRPIRSADFDGPAELTERAVAAYIAKYATKGAETATGTLDRPIKFLAELGRKSIPEHAQRLIRTAWTLGARKDLENLRLRAWAHMLGFRGHFSTKTRRYSTTLGALRQARAEWRRLQATIAREDQNTVPAEPQDDDTTLVLAHWTFAGTGLGRAEEWLAASLTPDTTDMEGAAA; encoded by the coding sequence ATGCCCGGCCTCATGCGCCAGCTCCGCGGCCTCGGCGGCTGCACCACCCCGATCCGCCTCGACGGCCACCGCACCGACGTCCACACCACCACCGGAGAGATCCTGCACCACCTCACCGCGGCCGACCTGCCCGCCGGGAACCTCCTCGTGCGCTGCAACAACCGCCGCGCCACCCGATGCCCGGCCTGCGCCGAGACCTACCGCCGCGACACCTACCAACTCATCACCGCAGGACTGCGCGGCGGCAAAGGCACCCCCGAACGCGTCGCCACCCACCCCAGGGTGTTCGCCACCTTCACCGCCCCCAGCTTCGGCCCCGTCCACAACCGCCCCGCCAAAGGCCGCTGCCGCTGCGGCACCACCCACCCCGCCGACGCCCCCGAACTCGGCACGCCCCTCGACCCCGAACGCTACGACTACGAAGCAGCCGTCCTCTGGAACGCGCACGCCTCCAAGATCTGGGCCCGCTTCTCCATCTACCTGCGCCGCGAAGTCGCCAAGCGCGCCGGACTCTCCCAACGCGCCTTCAAGGAGCACGCCCGCGTCTCATTCGCCAAGGTCGCCGAATACCAGCGCCGCGGCGCGATCCACTTCCACGCCGTGATCCGCCTCGACGGCCCCGACGGCGGCGACACCCCGCCCCCGGCCTGGGCCACCGCCGAACTCCTCGCCGACGCCATCCGCGCCGCCGCCACCGCCGCTGACGTGCCCGGCCCCGTCATCGACGGCCGCGCCCACACCTTCGCCTTCGGCACCCAGCTCGACATCCGCCCCATCCGCTCCGCCGACTTCGACGGCCCCGCCGAACTCACCGAACGCGCGGTCGCCGCCTACATCGCCAAGTACGCCACCAAAGGAGCAGAAACCGCGACCGGCACCCTCGACCGCCCCATCAAGTTCCTAGCCGAACTCGGCCGCAAATCCATCCCCGAACACGCCCAACGGCTCATCCGCACCGCCTGGACCCTCGGCGCCCGCAAAGACCTCGAAAACCTCCGCCTCCGCGCCTGGGCCCACATGCTCGGCTTCCGCGGCCACTTCTCCACCAAAACCCGCCGCTACTCCACCACCCTCGGCGCACTCCGCCAGGCACGCGCCGAATGGCGACGCCTCCAAGCCACCATCGCCCGCGAAGACCAGAACACCGTGCCGGCCGAACCGCAGGACGACGACACCACCCTCGTCCTCGCCCACTGGACCTTCGCCGGAACCGGCCTCGGCCGCGCCGAGGAATGGCTCGCCGCCTCACTCACACCCGACACCACAGACATGGAAGGAGCCGCAGCATGA
- a CDS encoding excisionase family DNA-binding protein — protein sequence MTTTVIERKWHTTAEVADMLGFGLSKTKMLVLTGEIRSVKVGRNRRILPAWVDEYVDRVTTDAEGWAA from the coding sequence ATGACCACCACCGTGATCGAGCGGAAGTGGCACACCACCGCCGAGGTCGCCGACATGCTCGGCTTCGGACTCTCCAAGACCAAGATGCTCGTGCTCACCGGGGAGATCCGCTCCGTGAAGGTCGGCCGTAACCGCCGCATCCTCCCGGCCTGGGTCGACGAGTACGTCGACCGCGTCACCACCGACGCCGAAGGGTGGGCGGCATGA
- the xerC gene encoding tyrosine recombinase XerC yields MSGKRGNGEGSIYPYKNGYAAYAWVDTPEGKRKRKYVYGPTRSAVHEKWVKLHAEARKGPVATSSPTLGQHLTYWLKEVVQPDLKPKTAETYAMHVRLYIRPGLGDKRLDKLTVRDVRTWVNALSDQCQCCTQGKDAKRPADERRCCAAGRCCEQVPSRRTVQDARAVLRSALTNAMTEELITKNVAGLVKVRSGRKRKREPWSVEEARAFLEAARTAADPLYPAYVLILVLGFRRGEVLGLTWNSVDLDAGEIRVEHQLQRINRQLVHDETKTEASTATLPLPQICVTALQLRREAQQIAKRAAGELWTDSDFVFTTRYGTPIEPRNFNRAFTARSAKAGVRTIRLHDTRHTCGSLLAALDVHPRIAMQILRHSKIAVTMEVYTHIPSEATRKALRKLGKHLGRQDQT; encoded by the coding sequence ATGAGCGGCAAGCGGGGCAATGGTGAAGGCTCCATCTACCCCTACAAGAACGGCTACGCGGCCTACGCCTGGGTCGACACTCCGGAGGGCAAGCGCAAGCGCAAGTACGTCTATGGACCGACCCGTTCGGCGGTCCATGAGAAGTGGGTCAAGCTCCACGCTGAGGCGCGCAAGGGCCCCGTGGCCACCAGCTCGCCGACGCTCGGCCAGCACCTCACGTACTGGCTCAAGGAAGTGGTACAGCCGGACCTGAAGCCCAAGACGGCAGAGACGTACGCGATGCACGTCCGGCTCTACATTCGCCCCGGCCTCGGTGACAAGCGGCTCGACAAGCTCACCGTGCGGGACGTGCGCACCTGGGTCAATGCGCTGTCGGACCAGTGCCAGTGCTGCACTCAGGGGAAGGACGCAAAGCGACCCGCTGATGAGCGGCGTTGCTGTGCTGCCGGCCGATGCTGCGAGCAGGTACCGTCCCGGCGCACGGTGCAGGATGCGCGTGCTGTCCTCCGTTCGGCCCTGACCAACGCCATGACGGAGGAGCTGATCACGAAGAACGTGGCTGGCCTCGTCAAGGTCCGGTCTGGCAGGAAGCGGAAGCGTGAGCCCTGGTCGGTCGAGGAAGCGCGGGCGTTCCTGGAGGCTGCCCGCACGGCGGCTGACCCGCTGTACCCGGCCTACGTGCTGATTCTCGTGCTCGGCTTCCGTCGCGGTGAAGTGCTCGGCCTGACGTGGAACAGCGTGGACCTCGATGCGGGAGAGATCCGGGTCGAGCACCAGCTCCAGCGGATCAACCGCCAGTTGGTGCACGACGAGACCAAGACGGAGGCATCGACCGCGACGCTTCCGCTCCCACAGATCTGCGTGACGGCGCTGCAGCTCCGCCGGGAAGCTCAGCAAATCGCCAAGAGGGCCGCGGGCGAGTTGTGGACGGACTCCGACTTCGTGTTCACCACGCGCTACGGCACGCCCATCGAGCCGCGGAACTTCAACCGGGCCTTCACCGCCCGGTCGGCCAAGGCTGGCGTTCGTACGATCCGGCTGCATGACACCCGTCACACCTGCGGGTCGCTCCTCGCCGCCCTCGACGTGCACCCCCGGATCGCGATGCAGATCCTTCGGCACAGCAAGATCGCGGTCACGATGGAGGTGTACACCCACATCCCGTCCGAGGCCACGCGCAAGGCGCTGCGGAAGCTCGGCAAGCACCTCGGCAGGCAAGATCAGACCTAG
- the glpR gene encoding gephyrin-like molybdotransferase receptor GlpR, producing the protein MSSSGLIYAVIVGAWAAYLVPMWLRRQDELNEARPTERFSTAIRLLSGRAAMERRYAKELRERTAEQPEHDADPDAATDRLSSVDVRAFAAPRTEIHRDAPEGAEQETGRPAGSVSARRPSPEWRADRAAAAERARRSKVLARRRRTTTVLFLAFTLGAVVAAVGGLGFLWAPAVPAVLLSAYIVQMRAQERRRFAFTMDRRRAEVAAQRLRENRPRRHQAAEDVPLPGDEEPVERSEPEPAPKLSPQEAGRRALVEQTDHAEWVDQQRQRGPVTGDSWEPVPVPLPTYVTAPVAPRASSGVDVSDPETWSAARSSTAEPTPDRRETPDPAADGPAGRRGTQPRRARDRGRTPLFDQYADEDRPRAANE; encoded by the coding sequence GTGAGCAGCAGCGGCCTCATCTACGCAGTCATCGTCGGGGCCTGGGCCGCCTACTTGGTGCCGATGTGGCTCCGCAGGCAGGACGAGTTGAACGAAGCCCGTCCGACGGAACGCTTCTCCACCGCCATCCGGCTGCTGTCCGGACGAGCGGCGATGGAGCGCCGGTACGCCAAGGAGCTGCGGGAACGTACCGCCGAGCAGCCCGAGCACGACGCGGACCCGGATGCCGCCACGGATCGTTTGAGTTCCGTGGACGTCCGGGCCTTCGCCGCGCCCCGCACCGAAATCCACCGGGACGCCCCCGAGGGCGCCGAGCAGGAGACGGGCCGGCCCGCCGGCAGCGTCTCCGCCCGCCGCCCCAGCCCGGAGTGGCGTGCCGACCGGGCCGCGGCCGCCGAGCGCGCGCGGCGCAGCAAAGTCCTCGCCCGACGGAGACGTACGACCACGGTCCTCTTCCTCGCGTTCACCCTCGGCGCGGTGGTCGCGGCGGTCGGAGGGCTCGGTTTCCTGTGGGCGCCCGCCGTGCCGGCGGTGCTCCTCAGCGCCTACATCGTCCAGATGCGTGCCCAGGAACGACGGCGCTTCGCGTTCACCATGGACCGCCGGCGGGCCGAGGTCGCGGCTCAGCGGCTGCGGGAGAACCGCCCCCGCCGCCACCAGGCGGCCGAGGACGTGCCCCTGCCGGGCGACGAGGAGCCCGTGGAGCGATCGGAGCCCGAGCCGGCGCCGAAGCTCTCCCCGCAGGAGGCCGGCCGCCGTGCGCTGGTCGAGCAGACCGACCACGCCGAGTGGGTGGACCAGCAGCGCCAGCGTGGTCCCGTGACCGGCGACAGCTGGGAACCGGTCCCGGTGCCGCTGCCGACGTACGTCACCGCTCCCGTCGCGCCGCGCGCGTCGAGCGGTGTGGACGTCAGCGACCCGGAGACGTGGAGCGCGGCCCGCTCCTCGACGGCCGAACCCACGCCGGACCGGCGCGAGACGCCGGACCCGGCCGCCGACGGCCCCGCCGGCCGTCGCGGCACCCAGCCGCGCCGTGCCCGTGACCGCGGCCGCACGCCGCTCTTCGATCAGTACGCGGACGAGGACCGGCCGCGTGCGGCCAACGAATGA
- a CDS encoding GNAT family N-acetyltransferase has product MSVSWPVVLADGDVTLRPIRLRDQRTWREVNRRNRDWLRPWEATIPPPAPGGPGIQRPTYRQMVRHLRTEANAGRMLPFVIDYQGGLVGQLTVAGITWGSMCSGHVGYWVDRGVAGRGVMPTAVALAVDHCFRSIGLHRIEVCIRPENGPSRRVVEKLGFREEGLRPRYLHIDGAWRDHLVYALTAEEVPEGMVNRWHRTRPGTARGIK; this is encoded by the coding sequence ATGAGCGTCAGCTGGCCGGTCGTCCTCGCGGACGGAGACGTCACCCTCCGCCCCATAAGGCTGCGCGACCAGCGGACCTGGCGTGAGGTCAACCGGCGCAACCGCGACTGGCTGCGCCCCTGGGAGGCGACGATCCCGCCACCCGCCCCCGGCGGCCCGGGCATCCAGCGTCCGACGTACCGGCAGATGGTCCGCCATCTGCGCACGGAGGCGAACGCGGGGCGGATGCTGCCGTTCGTGATCGATTACCAGGGCGGACTTGTCGGGCAGCTGACCGTGGCCGGGATCACCTGGGGCTCGATGTGCTCGGGCCACGTCGGCTACTGGGTCGACCGGGGCGTCGCGGGCCGCGGGGTCATGCCGACGGCCGTCGCCCTCGCCGTGGACCACTGCTTCCGTTCGATCGGCCTGCACCGGATCGAGGTCTGCATTCGGCCCGAGAACGGACCCAGCCGCCGCGTCGTGGAGAAACTCGGATTCCGCGAAGAGGGTCTGCGCCCCCGTTATCTCCACATCGACGGCGCATGGCGGGACCACCTCGTCTATGCGCTGACCGCCGAGGAGGTGCCGGAAGGGATGGTCAACCGCTGGCACCGGACGCGACCTGGAACGGCCAGGGGAATAAAATAA
- a CDS encoding molybdenum cofactor biosynthesis protein B — MTAAHATAPYRALVVTASNRASAGVYEDRGGPLIAEKLTSLGFAVDGPRVVPDGDPVGEALREGVADRYDVILTTGGTGISPTDRTPDVTRALLDHEVPGIPEAIRAHGREKVPTAVLSRGVAGVAGRTLIVNLPGSTGGVRDGLAVLERILRHAVEQLRGGDHTGES; from the coding sequence ATGACCGCCGCCCACGCCACCGCCCCCTACCGGGCGCTCGTGGTCACCGCGTCCAACCGGGCGTCCGCCGGAGTCTACGAGGACAGGGGCGGCCCGCTCATCGCCGAGAAGCTCACCTCGCTCGGCTTCGCTGTCGACGGCCCCCGGGTCGTCCCCGACGGCGACCCGGTCGGCGAGGCGCTGCGCGAGGGCGTGGCCGACCGGTACGACGTCATCCTGACCACCGGCGGCACGGGCATCTCGCCCACCGACCGGACCCCCGACGTCACCCGCGCGCTCCTCGATCACGAGGTCCCCGGCATCCCGGAGGCGATCCGCGCCCACGGACGCGAGAAGGTGCCCACCGCCGTGCTGTCGCGCGGCGTCGCCGGTGTCGCCGGCCGGACGCTGATCGTCAATCTGCCGGGTTCCACCGGCGGAGTGCGGGACGGGCTCGCGGTCCTGGAGCGGATTCTGCGCCACGCCGTCGAACAGCTGCGCGGCGGCGACCATACCGGCGAGTCATGA